The following DNA comes from Streptomyces sp. Ag109_O5-10.
ACCAGCGGGCGGCTCCCAGGTCCCGGGAGATCGCTCTCGCGGCCTCCCGGATCAGCGTGAGCAGGCTGGGCCGGGGCCGGCCCTGGCTGTCGCAGATCCGCTCGACGGGGCCGGACAGCCCGATGGCGCCCACGACAAGGCCGCCGTGCCCCCGGATCGGCACGGCGAGCCCCGCCTCGCCCATGCTCATCTCCTGCACCTCGGCGGCCCAGCCCGCTTCCCGGACCTCGGCGAGCGCCCGGGTGAGCTGCTCCTGGGTGACCAGGGTGTGCCGGGTGTACGCGTCCAGCCCCGATTCCACGGCGGAGTCGACGGTCGCGGTGCCGTAGGCCAGCAGCACCTTGCCCAGGGAGGAGGCGTGCAGGGGCAGCAGCGCGCCCACGTCCAGGGTCTGGAGGGTGTCGTCCGGCCGGAACACGTGGTGGACGACCAGGACCCTGCCCTCCAGGGGGGTGCCCAGGCGCACCGCCTCACCGCTGCGGGCTGCCAGGGCGTCGGCCCAGTTGATGGACCGGGACCGCAGCTCGTTGACGTCGAGATAGCTCGTGCCCAGATGCAGCAGGGCGGCCCCCAGCTGGTACTTGCCGGTCGTCGCGTCCTGCTCCACGAAGTCGACGTGCTGGAGCGTGCGCAGGATGCCGTGGGCGGTGCCCTTGGCCAGCCCGAGGGAGGCCGCCACCTCTCCGAGTCCGAGCCGGCGGGGCCCGCCGGCGAGCAGACGCAGGATCGCGGCCGCCCGTTCGATCGACTGGACCGGACCGGTCATGAACCGAGCTTATTACCGTCCGGGAGCGTCTGCCGTGCGTACAGAGGGCCCTCGCGGCACCGCAGCAGGGGCCGCGTTCGGTAATGCCGA
Coding sequences within:
- a CDS encoding IclR family transcriptional regulator, whose amino-acid sequence is MTGPVQSIERAAAILRLLAGGPRRLGLGEVAASLGLAKGTAHGILRTLQHVDFVEQDATTGKYQLGAALLHLGTSYLDVNELRSRSINWADALAARSGEAVRLGTPLEGRVLVVHHVFRPDDTLQTLDVGALLPLHASSLGKVLLAYGTATVDSAVESGLDAYTRHTLVTQEQLTRALAEVREAGWAAEVQEMSMGEAGLAVPIRGHGGLVVGAIGLSGPVERICDSQGRPRPSLLTLIREAARAISRDLGAARW